Genomic segment of Staphylococcus muscae:
AACCATTTAATGCAGATCAATTCATCACATTTTGTTTTATATGGTTTGGGATTTTCATCTATATTTTATCTCAAATTTTTAAGATTAAACGTAAACCAAAACCACTCCAATATCATGAATAATATAGTATTTTGAAGGAACTGAGACATAGCGTTCAGTTCCTTCCTTTATATTGTTTAAATAAATATCATGTTGATTAGATACTGTAAAATTTCTAGTCAGCATTACTAGTGGTAGACAACATCTTTATTGATGAAAAAAAGGGGGATTTCCCTTCCTTCTTTTTATTATTCATAGATTCGCCATTAAATCGACTTCTTTTATTTTCTCTTTTACTCAAATGCTATACAATAATGATTAAGGACAAGGTAACTTCTATGATTACATGTGTCCGCTTTTATCTCGTAAACACTCACAAACAAGGGGAATTATTATAATGAACAATATGCAACAATTGGACATACTCTATAAATTAAAAAAAGAAGTCGAAAAGTCAGATCACACGACCTTTGTACATACTATTAATCAAGTAATTAAAAAAGTTTATTTAAATCACTATACAATGACTTTCGTCGGTCATTTTTCAGCTGGCAAATCAACAATTATTAACAATCTAATTGGACAAGATATTTTACCGAGTTCTCCTGTCCCAACAACAAGTAATACGGCGTTAGTGACTGTTTCAGACACGCCAGGAATCACCGCAAATATTGAAGGTGAACGATATACCGAACTGTCGTCTTATGATGATGTAAAACAAATGAACAAGGAAAACTACAATGTGGAATCTATCGATATTCGTTTCCAATCAGATGACTATCAGTATGGATTTACATTCCAAGATACACCGGGGGTTGACTCAAACGTCAAATCACACAGTCACAGCACTGAACGCTTTTTATACACGAGTAATATGGTGTTCTACACTGTTGACTATAACCACGTACAATCAGCGTTGAATTTCCAATTTATGAAACAGTTGAATCAAGCAGGCATACCAGTAACATTCGTCATCAATCAAATTGATAAACACAATGATACAGAGTTATCATTTGATGAGTTTAAGGCACGTGTTTCAAAATCTTTGACGGAATGGGATATCAAACTAGAAGAAATTTTCTATATTACAAAATTCGATCATCCTGAAAATCAATTTGCGGAATTCAAAGCATATATGCATGAGCAAGACGACCATCGTGAACCTCTTGCTAATTATGTTGAACGCATGGTTACATTTATTCAAAATCATCAGTCTCAATATTTGTCAGAACAAATGAATGACTGCCTAGAATCACTGAATATAGAAGCCGAGGCATTTAACGCCGCTTACGAACAACATTTACAAGAACAATCCGTTCATAATGAGGCGCAACTTATTAATAATTCAGGTACATTACGTCGTCACCTTGAACAACAGCGCAAAAATATCATTGATAACGCCTACATTATGTCACATGAAATGCGTGAACATATTCGATATTATTTAGAGAGTATGACGAAAGACTTCTCAGTAGGTGGACTGTTTAATAAACGCAAGAAAATAGAACAAGCAAGAGAAGAACGACTTGCTACACTTATGTCAGAGTTACAAACGCAAGTCACGCAAGAGATTGTGAAACCAATGCAAACTGATATGGTGTTTTTGACACGTTTCATTGATAACAGTGCGCTGAATGACCGTATTCTTAATCAAACACTCGAGATTCCTTCATCATTGGTAACTGATTTATATCAGACACAAGTACAAATCAGTAATCAATATGTGCTGACATTCTCCGAAGCACTTATGAAACAAATCGGTCAATACGTTCTTAGAGAATCGAAGCCGCTCGATGACGAGATTATCGCGAATGTACAAGTTGAACTTCATGATGATGCCACACATGACGAGACAGATGTATACGAACGTTATCGTACGCTCCATGCGTTGAAGACGTCACTTGATACCAAAAATTATCAACATTACTACATACACTTGGATGACTCTCTCGACAAATTGATTGATCGTACACGGATGACTTACACACCAACACAGCATTTAGATGATGCAAAAGATGCGCTGACTAAACAATCAACTACAACAACTGATTCTCAACAGTCACAGCGTAATCAGATTGATGATGCATTATTCACATTATCTGAACTATCACTGTATGACACGCAAGTACATAACATGAGAGAGACGTTAGATCGCCTAGATCATCAAGTTATCAAAATTGGTGTGTTTGGTACATTCAGTGCAGGTAAGAGTAGTTTGATCAATGCGCTACTAGGTGATCAATATTTGGTAAGTTCTCCAAATCCAACAACAGCAGCCACAACTGAAATCTCTTATGGCAGTCAAAATACCGTTACTTTTAAAACAAAAGAGATGTTACTCGATGAATTGAATGATGTCGTAGAAGCTGTTGATTATCAATTCGATTCATTCCAAGCATTTTTATCACAAGATTTAAGAGATTTAAAAGGGAATATTGATAAAAATAAATTAGCATTTATTGAAGCAATCGAAAAAAATTATTCATTATATGAGTCTCTTATTAAAGATGGTTATGAACGTGCCATTTCAAAAGAAGAACTGCGAAAATGGAGTGCCGAAGATGAATACGCAACGTTTGTTAGAACCGTTCACTTACAACTCGAACATGAATGGCTAAAAGACAAAATTATCGTCGATTCATTAGGTCTTTATTCCAACAATCAACGTCATACGAACGAAACAGAAAAAATTCTAGCAACTGCTGACTTAATTTTATATGTTAGTTATTTCAACCATGCATTTACTGACAATGACAAAGCATTCATCGAGCATATGAAAGATATGAATCAACTCATTGAAAATCAAGCTTTTAAAATGGTAATCAATGCGACAGACCTTGCTGAAACAGCTGAAGATTTGGCAGCAGTTCATGATTATACGCAAGATGCACTGGCTCAAGTCGGAATGCACTGTGATATTTTTGATGTTTCAAGTCGAGAAGCTTTGCGCAAAGGCGATGCAGGTATAGAAAAACTACAATATGCTATTCAAACATTCGCTGATGTTGAATCAAAACAAGTACTTGAAAAACAAGTTGTCCATCAACTAGGAGCCATTACAGACTCTCTTGATACAATGCTTCAAGATGCAGAAAATAACGCATTGCAAATAGAGCAAAACCATGCATATTTGAAACGCTTTGAAACATCACCAGTATTTCCTAAACAAATGATTCAAGGTGTACTAACACAATATCGTAGTGAACTGGAAGATCAAATTTACTACTTGAATGAACGTTTAAATATCCAGTTATTAGACCATGTCAAAACTGTATTTAATACACAAATGACAGATAATGATGATTTCAAAATAGCAAAACGTCATGCTGCAAAATCATATCTAGATCAAATTCATCAAAAGCTGTATTTAGAACAAACCTTACTTGTGAATCGTATGAAAAAACATTTTGAAACGCAATTTGCCCATCAATTGGCTCCCGTCGTTACAGAATTGGCGCAACATCATGTAATAGTACAACCAGATACAAGTATTACGGTAGATAGCATTGAAAAACCATACTTACAATTAGATTTATCGTCATTTGTTTCAGCATTACCAAAACAATTAACGAAGAAAAACATCTTGCAACCTAAACAGCAACAAAATGTGCAAACAGAGATTAAAGAACTAACAGTCGAACAACTACAAATACATCTGAGAGAATTACAAAAAGCTCTAGACATATATGCTGACTCATTAATGGCGCAAGCACATGAGAAACTGAGCACTCTTGAAAATAATGCACAACAAGAAATTACAACATTACTCGCATTTGAAATGGATTCATCACAACGTGAAGCATTACAAAAAGCATTACAAAAACTAAAAACAATATTGAATTAAAGGATAAATAATATGAATAAACGTACATTATTGATTGATGGCATGGCACTGTTATTTCGACATTTCTATGCTACAAGCGTTCATAAAAATTTTATGGTTACATCGAAGGGGCTTCCAACGAACGGGACACAAGGATTCATACGACATGTGATGCATGCCATTCACGATATTGATCCAACACATGTTGCCATTTGTTGGGATATGGGGAAGTCAACATTTCGTAATGAATTGTTTGCCGGTTATAAGCAAAATCGTCCTGATCCACCCGAAGCATTAGTTCCTCAATTTTCGCATGTACAACATATTTCTCAAGAACTGGGTTTCTTTAATATCGGTCTACCCAACTATGAAGCTGACGATGTGATTGGTACTTTAGCGACACAAACAGCAAATCAAAATAATAACAACGTCTTCGTCATTACTGGAGATCGAGATTTACTACAATGTTCAGCAGATAATATTCATATTTGGCTTGTAAAAAAAGGATTCACTGAATATGCAAAGTTTGATGCACATACTTTCCGTGAACATTACGGTCTTTCACCAAAACAATTGATTGATGTCAAAGCGTTTATGGGTGACAGTGCAGATGGTTATCCTGGCGTTAAAGGTATTGGTGAAAAAACAGCCATTAAACTTATCCAACAATATGGAAGTGTTGAAAATGTCATCTCTAATATCGAATCACTTACAGCTGGTCAACAGAAAAAGATTCAAGCTGATATGGACAACTTAATGACTTCAAAACAATTAGCCGAGATTATTTGTGATGCGCCAATTGAAACACATGATATTTGGCAACGAATGTCATACACACCCGACTATTCACGCATTATCAACGTTTGCGAAGAACATGAACTACGTGTTGCAAGAAAATACATTCAATCATTATAAAAAAGCGACAGCAATGGTTTAAATAACCTGTTGCTGTCTCTTTTTTTATTGCTTCGTCGCTTGATAAAGTGTTTGTTGTGCAAGATGGTTCGCTTCCTTATTTTGTGCACGTGGTATCCATTTTACAAAACATAAATCAAATATTTGTGATTGCTGATTGAACTGGTCAAGATATGGTTTAAACTTTTTATTTTTTACAAAGTTACGATTTACGACATCTTCAATTAATTGAGAGTCTGTATAGATCAAGGCATTTGAAACTTGTAACTGTGCTGCTTGTTTAACAGCATAAATTAACGCTTCCCATTCTGCACTGTGATTGTCCATTTCACCAAGTATTTGTGAAAAAATATGTCGTTCATTTTCTTCCACTATAACAATGCCACATGCACTTACACCTGGATTCCCTTTTGTCGCTGCATCAAAATAAATTTTTGCCATTCATTGACACTCCTTATCTAAAAAAAGGGGACATGCAATCATTAGGTTTTAGGGCGCTGTCTAGACCCGTTTGCTAATAAATGCTATGTCACCCTTAACTGTCATTAATTAAATATCATCATCATTGATTTTACCATGACGATACATTGATTTCGCCCAATATCCAAACGGCACATTGAATAATGTTGATACGAGTTTTAATAGATAGGTCGTAATAAAGATTTCAAAAATAACATCATTAGGGAGTGGTCCTCCGTAGAAAGCTATCATTACGAATAACGCTGTATCAATAATTGAGCTTAGTGTCGTACTACCATAAGCACGAATAATAAATGTGCGATCAGATTTGAAAACTTTTTTTATCGCATTGAAGATAAATACGTCGATATGTTGTCCGATAATATAAGCTACGATTGATCCTAATGCAATACGTGGAATGACACCAAAAATAGTTTGTAATGCATCTTGAGAAATATCCGCTTCACTTGGTGCAAATGCTAATGAAACTTGCATCACAACAATCATCACAAGCGTGGACGTAAAACCAAGCCATACAGCTTTTTTCGCTACTTTTCTTCCATAAATATCATTTAAAATATCCGTAGCCAAATAGATGGACGCAAACATGACGTTACCTAAAGTGGCTGATATGGTGAAAATATCTACTGTCTTGATCACTTGAATATTCGCAATGATTGTACCGATTGCAACCCATGCATATAATCCTTGCTTTCCAAAAAAACGAAACATCGATACCATCAATACAAAGGTCAATATAAAGGCACCGAGACCTACTAATTCATTATACATATGAAATTCCTCCTAAATTTTGATCATGCGGGTGTTTAGAAACCGCTCAATAACAACTTATCCATCATAGAACAGTCACGTATAAAATTCAATACAAAAATAGAAAAATACAATTGTGAATGTAATGATTTAAAAATAGAATAAAGCATTTTTAATTACGGACAAATCATGACAAAATTTCCTCGATGATCCTGAGTTAAACAGTTCAACGCCAAGTTGATTCATGTTACGATAATCTTTGCTTAACACAATATATTCACGAGGTGAGAGATATGCTGACAGAAGAGAAAAGAAAAGCAATTGACATGATTGATACATTAATGGCTGACTATTGTACACAATGTTTAATCAAATCACATCTAAGAAAAGAAGAAAGCAAAACATCTGCACATCATTTTTGTATTCAACAATGTTCTATTGGTCAACGTATCCAAACCTTAGGAAAATACTTGCAATAATTCTCTGTAACATAAGGAGTGTCATATACTATGGAAATTATTAAGATCGAACCGACACCGAGTCCAAATACGATGAAGATCGTTATTTCAGAAAAACGCCAAGATAATCAGTCAACAACCTACACTGAAGTGCATGAAACACATCCAGCATTTATCAATCAGGTCTTATCAATCGAAGGTGTTAAGTCTATATTTTATGTATTGGACTTTTTAGCTGTCGACAAAATGCCGAAAGCGGACTGGGAAGAAGTATTACCGCATATTACTGCCGCTTTAAATGGGGAACAAGACGTGCAACAAGAGACACACACATCTCAAGAACACTTTGGAGAAGTGAAAGCAGAAGTATTAAAGTTTAAGGACATTCCTTACCAAATAAAATTAACGACTGAAAGCGAAGAACAACGTCGTCAATTAAACGATCGCTTTATCGAAGCAATGACTGCAGCACAGCTTCCAGGTGACAACGTAGTATTTTTAAGAAAATGGCATGATTTAGGTATCCGCTATGGTGAATTAGAACAAATCATGGATGAGGTAGAAGAAGAAATGAATGCCTTATATCCTACTAATGAGTTACAACAATTAGTTGAACGTGCACAATCAACAACATCACAAGAGATGCCAGTTAAAGAATATCAGCATGTCACTTTAGAAACCTATCAACAAGCAGAAGACTGGAAGGCACGTTTACGTATGCTTTCCACTTTTCCAACACCTACTGAAGCCGACTATCCATTGTTAACACATGCTCTAAAAGAAGAAAAAGTGCAACTTCGTCGTGAAGCGATTGTGCTGCTGAGCATGATTGAAACGAAAGAGACATTGCCATACCTTTATGAAGGTTTGCATGATAAAAGTCCCGCAGTTCGACGTGCAGCCGGAGACGCTTTAAGTGACTTGGGCTTTGCTGAAGCACTTCCTGAAATGGAACACGCATTAGATGACGCACATAAAATCGTTCGTTGGCGTGCAGCGATGTTTTTATTCGATGAAGGTGGGGAAGCACAACTCCCTGCTTTGAAAGCACATCAAGAAGATCCAGCCTATGAAGTGCGTATGCAAATTGAAATGGCTATTACACGTATTGAACAAGGAGAAGCTGCCCTTGGTTCAGTTTGGAAACAAATTGCAAATCGAAAACGATAAATGGTGTTATAATATTTAAGAAAACAAAAATAGATGTTGAAAAGGAGCGAATGAATCATGAATGCTTATGATGCATATATGAAAGAGCTCGCAGCACAAATGCGTGGCGAATTAACACAGAATGGTTTTACAAGTTTAGAAACTTCTGAATCTGTTACAAACCATATGAACGAGAGACAAGACGATGAAACGACATTTGTCGTTATTAACTCAACTTGTGGTTGTGCAGCTGGACTTGCACGCCCTGCTGCGGTCGCTGTTGCAGAACAGAATGATAAAAAACCTGACTACAAAGTAACTGTATTTGCAGGTCAGGACAAAGAAGCAACTGCAACAATGCGTGACTACATTCAACAAGTGCCATCAAGTCCATCATTTGCACTCTTTAAAGGTAAAGAACTTGTCCACTTCACTCCGCGTGAACATATCGAAGGCAGAGATATCAATGACCTTGCGATGGATATTAAAGAAGCTTTTGATTCACATTGTTAATCTTGTTGAAATGGGGGTGAGACTTAGTCATCATCCCTCTTTTTATACATAGAAATATATATTATATGAAGTGATCAACCATTTAATACGCTTTCTAGCTGACTGCTATTTGTTTTTTATTTTTAAATTTCTATAAAATCGTCTATTATAGAGATTAAAGGAAAGAGGTGAACGTCATGAATCCATTTGACCAAGCATACCATGAGCTATGCACCGAAGTTTTAGAAATAGGTAATCATCGTGATGATCGAACAGCAACAGGTACTATCTCAAAATTCGGTCATCAATTACGCTTTGACCTATCAAAAGGATTTCCACTATTAACAACAAAAAAAGTATCATTTAAACTTATCGCAACTGAACTCATATGGTTTATTCGTGGCGATACGAACCTAAGATATCTTTTACAATATAACAACAACATATGGAACGAATGGGCTTTTGAAAAATACATACAAAGCTCAGATTACACTGGTCCAGATATGACTGATTTCGGTCATCGTAGCCTTGTAGATCCAGATTTTAAAGTTCAATATGATGAAGAGATGAAAAACTTTAAAAATG
This window contains:
- a CDS encoding dynamin family protein → MNNMQQLDILYKLKKEVEKSDHTTFVHTINQVIKKVYLNHYTMTFVGHFSAGKSTIINNLIGQDILPSSPVPTTSNTALVTVSDTPGITANIEGERYTELSSYDDVKQMNKENYNVESIDIRFQSDDYQYGFTFQDTPGVDSNVKSHSHSTERFLYTSNMVFYTVDYNHVQSALNFQFMKQLNQAGIPVTFVINQIDKHNDTELSFDEFKARVSKSLTEWDIKLEEIFYITKFDHPENQFAEFKAYMHEQDDHREPLANYVERMVTFIQNHQSQYLSEQMNDCLESLNIEAEAFNAAYEQHLQEQSVHNEAQLINNSGTLRRHLEQQRKNIIDNAYIMSHEMREHIRYYLESMTKDFSVGGLFNKRKKIEQAREERLATLMSELQTQVTQEIVKPMQTDMVFLTRFIDNSALNDRILNQTLEIPSSLVTDLYQTQVQISNQYVLTFSEALMKQIGQYVLRESKPLDDEIIANVQVELHDDATHDETDVYERYRTLHALKTSLDTKNYQHYYIHLDDSLDKLIDRTRMTYTPTQHLDDAKDALTKQSTTTTDSQQSQRNQIDDALFTLSELSLYDTQVHNMRETLDRLDHQVIKIGVFGTFSAGKSSLINALLGDQYLVSSPNPTTAATTEISYGSQNTVTFKTKEMLLDELNDVVEAVDYQFDSFQAFLSQDLRDLKGNIDKNKLAFIEAIEKNYSLYESLIKDGYERAISKEELRKWSAEDEYATFVRTVHLQLEHEWLKDKIIVDSLGLYSNNQRHTNETEKILATADLILYVSYFNHAFTDNDKAFIEHMKDMNQLIENQAFKMVINATDLAETAEDLAAVHDYTQDALAQVGMHCDIFDVSSREALRKGDAGIEKLQYAIQTFADVESKQVLEKQVVHQLGAITDSLDTMLQDAENNALQIEQNHAYLKRFETSPVFPKQMIQGVLTQYRSELEDQIYYLNERLNIQLLDHVKTVFNTQMTDNDDFKIAKRHAAKSYLDQIHQKLYLEQTLLVNRMKKHFETQFAHQLAPVVTELAQHHVIVQPDTSITVDSIEKPYLQLDLSSFVSALPKQLTKKNILQPKQQQNVQTEIKELTVEQLQIHLRELQKALDIYADSLMAQAHEKLSTLENNAQQEITTLLAFEMDSSQREALQKALQKLKTILN
- a CDS encoding 5'-3' exonuclease, with protein sequence MNKRTLLIDGMALLFRHFYATSVHKNFMVTSKGLPTNGTQGFIRHVMHAIHDIDPTHVAICWDMGKSTFRNELFAGYKQNRPDPPEALVPQFSHVQHISQELGFFNIGLPNYEADDVIGTLATQTANQNNNNVFVITGDRDLLQCSADNIHIWLVKKGFTEYAKFDAHTFREHYGLSPKQLIDVKAFMGDSADGYPGVKGIGEKTAIKLIQQYGSVENVISNIESLTAGQQKKIQADMDNLMTSKQLAEIICDAPIETHDIWQRMSYTPDYSRIINVCEEHELRVARKYIQSL
- a CDS encoding ribonuclease HI family protein — protein: MAKIYFDAATKGNPGVSACGIVIVEENERHIFSQILGEMDNHSAEWEALIYAVKQAAQLQVSNALIYTDSQLIEDVVNRNFVKNKKFKPYLDQFNQQSQIFDLCFVKWIPRAQNKEANHLAQQTLYQATKQ
- a CDS encoding queuosine precursor transporter, translated to MYNELVGLGAFILTFVLMVSMFRFFGKQGLYAWVAIGTIIANIQVIKTVDIFTISATLGNVMFASIYLATDILNDIYGRKVAKKAVWLGFTSTLVMIVVMQVSLAFAPSEADISQDALQTIFGVIPRIALGSIVAYIIGQHIDVFIFNAIKKVFKSDRTFIIRAYGSTTLSSIIDTALFVMIAFYGGPLPNDVIFEIFITTYLLKLVSTLFNVPFGYWAKSMYRHGKINDDDI
- a CDS encoding zinc-finger domain-containing protein, with the protein product MLTEEKRKAIDMIDTLMADYCTQCLIKSHLRKEESKTSAHHFCIQQCSIGQRIQTLGKYLQ
- a CDS encoding virulence factor, producing MEIIKIEPTPSPNTMKIVISEKRQDNQSTTYTEVHETHPAFINQVLSIEGVKSIFYVLDFLAVDKMPKADWEEVLPHITAALNGEQDVQQETHTSQEHFGEVKAEVLKFKDIPYQIKLTTESEEQRRQLNDRFIEAMTAAQLPGDNVVFLRKWHDLGIRYGELEQIMDEVEEEMNALYPTNELQQLVERAQSTTSQEMPVKEYQHVTLETYQQAEDWKARLRMLSTFPTPTEADYPLLTHALKEEKVQLRREAIVLLSMIETKETLPYLYEGLHDKSPAVRRAAGDALSDLGFAEALPEMEHALDDAHKIVRWRAAMFLFDEGGEAQLPALKAHQEDPAYEVRMQIEMAITRIEQGEAALGSVWKQIANRKR
- the brxA gene encoding bacilliredoxin BrxA, with the translated sequence MNAYDAYMKELAAQMRGELTQNGFTSLETSESVTNHMNERQDDETTFVVINSTCGCAAGLARPAAVAVAEQNDKKPDYKVTVFAGQDKEATATMRDYIQQVPSSPSFALFKGKELVHFTPREHIEGRDINDLAMDIKEAFDSHC